The proteins below come from a single Rhodanobacter sp. LX-99 genomic window:
- a CDS encoding nuclear transport factor 2 family protein: MNTEAIAKRLVELCREGKYEEAQRELYAEDAVSIEPEGLPPGALGSVQGLAAIYEKGRQFSAMIEAVHGGSVSEPVIAENWFSIALAMDVTMKGRGRMNMSEICVYRVHGGKIVREQFFYDVG; this comes from the coding sequence ATGAACACCGAAGCGATCGCGAAACGGTTGGTCGAGTTGTGCCGGGAAGGCAAATACGAGGAGGCGCAGCGCGAGCTGTATGCGGAGGATGCCGTGAGCATCGAGCCGGAGGGCCTGCCGCCGGGCGCGCTGGGCAGCGTGCAGGGGCTGGCGGCGATCTACGAGAAGGGTCGCCAGTTCAGCGCGATGATCGAGGCGGTGCATGGCGGCAGCGTGAGCGAGCCGGTGATCGCGGAGAACTGGTTCAGCATCGCGCTGGCGATGGACGTGACGATGAAGGGCCGCGGCCGGATGAACATGAGCGAGATCTGCGTGTACCGCGTGCACGGCGGCAAGATCGTGCGCGAGCAATTCTTCTACGACGTCGGCTGA
- the mnhG gene encoding monovalent cation/H(+) antiporter subunit G: MSHLDALPPWAAILVAVLVLLGALLAFVGSLGLLRLKNFYQRVHAPTLGTTLGTFFMLAASITCFSVLHGRPIFYEILIGVFLTLTTPITLMLLVRAALYRDREEGSAEVPQATLHE, from the coding sequence ATGAGCCATCTCGACGCCCTGCCGCCATGGGCGGCGATCCTGGTGGCGGTTCTCGTGCTGCTGGGCGCGCTGCTCGCCTTCGTCGGCTCGCTCGGCCTGCTGCGCCTGAAGAACTTCTACCAGCGCGTGCACGCGCCCACCCTGGGCACCACGCTGGGCACGTTCTTCATGCTGGCCGCCTCGATCACCTGCTTCTCGGTGCTGCACGGCCGGCCGATCTTCTACGAGATCCTGATCGGCGTGTTCCTCACCTTGACCACGCCGATCACCCTGATGCTGCTGGTGCGCGCCGCGCTGTACCGCGACCGCGAGGAAGGCTCGGCGGAGGTGCCGCAGGCGACGCTGCACGAGTGA
- a CDS encoding Na+/H+ antiporter subunit E yields the protein MTRRWLPYPILSVLLLLIWLLLNQSIAPGTVLLGALLGVALAKVFGLLRPPKARVRNYPLLGLLFVRVVYDIVRSNIAVARIILRRDSRMQSGFVAIPLTLTDHYGLAVLACIITSTPGTIWVSYDSSANILLIHVLDLVDEASWIDSIKQRYERPLLEIFQ from the coding sequence ATGACCAGGCGCTGGTTGCCGTATCCGATCCTGTCCGTGCTGCTGCTGCTGATCTGGCTGCTGCTGAACCAGAGCATCGCGCCCGGCACGGTCCTGCTCGGTGCGCTGCTCGGCGTTGCGCTGGCGAAGGTGTTCGGCCTGCTGCGCCCGCCGAAGGCGCGCGTGCGCAACTATCCGCTGCTCGGCCTGCTGTTCGTGCGCGTCGTGTACGACATCGTGCGCTCGAACATCGCCGTGGCCCGGATCATCCTGCGCCGCGACAGCCGCATGCAGTCCGGCTTCGTGGCGATCCCGCTGACCCTCACCGACCACTACGGCCTCGCCGTGCTGGCGTGCATCATCACCTCCACGCCGGGCACGATCTGGGTCAGCTACGACTCCAGCGCGAACATCCTGCTGATCCACGTGCTGGACCTGGTCGACGAGGCGAGCTGGATCGACTCGATCAAGCAGCGCTACGAGCGCCCCCTGCTGGAGATCTTCCAATGA
- a CDS encoding K+/H+ antiporter subunit F, producing the protein MSHSLLGAAILLAQILLLLAMSFSIVRMVRGPRAQDRVLALDALYVNAMILLLTVGIRSGSLLYVEAGLIIALLGFAGTVALSKFLMRGQVIE; encoded by the coding sequence ATGAGCCACAGCCTGCTCGGTGCCGCCATCCTCCTCGCGCAGATCCTGCTGCTGCTGGCGATGAGCTTCTCGATCGTCCGCATGGTGCGCGGTCCGCGCGCGCAGGACCGCGTGCTGGCGCTGGATGCGCTGTACGTCAACGCGATGATCCTGCTGCTGACCGTCGGCATCCGCAGCGGCAGCCTGCTCTACGTCGAGGCGGGCCTGATCATCGCGCTGCTCGGCTTCGCCGGCACGGTGGCGCTGTCGAAATTCCTGATGCGCGGGCAGGTGATCGAATGA